A portion of the Halorubrum sp. BV1 genome contains these proteins:
- a CDS encoding DUF2254 family protein — protein MSGQNLKDSIREWSHNLIVRYTALIVATAMVVATLTALLNPAVQTDNIRALLTTLATAEASVLAIVFSVTVVALQLVVTRYSARLTSLFVKEPLFRTTFALFVGAIAFNLVVVYLLPIQNSRLLNAVVGIAFALAAVSTFALYQFIQLMIQRSSPDDLISVLVERELAPDEYLPTTATEFTELEVHPIRPLYRTIARAIELGEYQTAEQGIDGLRTVLTRTFEYLESEHTKEDAAQYASAVSTEILTEYVPPILEQAYTHEQYDLVSDAVDDVEAVALDGLNHGFTDVTEDAAEGLGDAFDAAPLTWEGNRLRSPVKESLLELTKATASDAEYTTFLAVSHHLDHQMAVLLRRRPDANVTDRLVGDYYSREVGEIFEVLVDRYGDDVQDQDINWISPTDGRKWTLPDGAEPLRHVWREYVSFTQTVLRYRVSEGEYPFVEGSIDDGWKRITESAADAGIDGLATLCCITTIQLAYRVDQLENGRLGMWTNNLGLLRRDYDPTIVDRAFALLKAGEQPEGRNISVRTFDPTSDDTDEGFIERVFGTEEEDTPFEEWLVEFEEDVHERTEYLRERE, from the coding sequence ATGAGTGGCCAGAATCTGAAGGACTCCATCCGAGAGTGGTCCCACAATCTAATTGTTCGATATACTGCCCTGATAGTGGCTACGGCTATGGTGGTCGCGACGCTGACCGCTCTCCTCAACCCTGCTGTTCAGACCGATAATATCAGGGCGCTACTGACGACCCTAGCGACGGCAGAAGCCTCCGTTCTTGCGATCGTGTTCTCCGTGACCGTCGTCGCTCTACAACTCGTTGTGACACGATATTCGGCCCGCCTCACCTCACTGTTCGTCAAAGAGCCGCTGTTCCGTACGACGTTCGCGCTCTTCGTTGGCGCCATCGCGTTCAACCTCGTCGTCGTCTATCTGCTCCCGATACAGAATAGCCGCCTACTGAACGCAGTCGTCGGAATCGCGTTTGCGCTTGCTGCTGTCTCTACGTTTGCGCTCTACCAATTCATCCAGCTGATGATCCAGCGCAGCTCGCCCGACGATCTCATCTCGGTGTTGGTCGAACGGGAACTCGCACCGGACGAATACCTTCCCACGACCGCAACGGAATTCACTGAACTCGAGGTCCATCCGATTCGCCCACTGTACCGAACGATTGCTCGAGCCATCGAGCTGGGCGAATACCAAACCGCAGAACAGGGGATCGACGGACTTCGGACGGTTCTCACCCGGACGTTCGAGTACCTCGAAAGCGAGCATACCAAAGAAGACGCCGCCCAGTACGCATCGGCTGTTTCGACTGAAATCCTCACGGAGTATGTCCCACCGATCTTGGAGCAGGCGTACACCCACGAGCAATACGACCTGGTTTCGGATGCTGTCGACGATGTCGAAGCGGTCGCTCTCGACGGGCTCAACCACGGCTTTACTGACGTCACTGAGGACGCTGCTGAGGGGCTCGGAGACGCGTTCGATGCAGCGCCCTTGACGTGGGAGGGGAATCGACTTCGGAGCCCGGTGAAAGAGTCGCTGCTCGAACTAACGAAAGCCACAGCCAGCGATGCTGAGTATACGACGTTCTTGGCGGTATCGCACCATCTGGATCATCAGATGGCTGTTCTTCTCCGACGACGACCGGATGCGAACGTCACAGACCGGCTTGTCGGGGACTACTACAGCCGAGAGGTGGGCGAGATATTCGAAGTCCTCGTTGACCGGTACGGCGACGACGTGCAAGACCAAGATATCAATTGGATCTCTCCTACTGATGGTCGAAAGTGGACGCTCCCTGATGGGGCGGAGCCACTGCGACACGTCTGGCGCGAATATGTCAGCTTCACTCAGACCGTTCTCCGATATCGCGTCTCGGAGGGGGAGTACCCGTTTGTCGAGGGGTCAATCGATGATGGCTGGAAGCGAATCACCGAATCTGCTGCCGATGCTGGGATAGATGGCTTGGCAACGCTGTGCTGTATTACGACAATCCAACTTGCCTATCGTGTTGATCAGCTCGAGAACGGCCGTCTTGGAATGTGGACGAACAACCTTGGGCTCCTAAGGCGGGATTACGATCCGACAATCGTTGACCGGGCATTTGCGCTCCTCAAAGCGGGTGAGCAGCCGGAGGGACGCAACATCTCCGTTCGAACTTTTGATCCAACCTCAGATGATACAGACGAAGGATTCATCGAACGGGTTTTCGGAACTGAAGAGGAAGACACACCATTCGAGGAGTGGCTCGTTGAGTTCGAGGAAGACGTCCACGAACGAACGGAGTACCTCAGGGAGCGAGAATGA
- a CDS encoding ThiF family adenylyltransferase, which translates to MAVIATPESTWSEAEEHLWDIDDDRQSPSEKFGFFLAGVAKTTAGPRFTVQEFIPIADEDVEFHGRGAYEVDLDPILDVINKAKRQDLAIIEAHTHPLTKKNVTFSSFTDEQEMPDFAAYVLDSLDGTPYGAIVLGRESIDARYWNEPGDGTAVERVVVAGEHLDVQFPTSGSQSSKAPDGLDDRYDRQIRAFSKEGQDRLQTLRVGIVGLGGLGSHVVQQLAYAGVRDFVLVDPDEIEVSNLNRTVTAAPDDVSKSKARIAADSIEKITSDDVGMAVFETDVRDKEALQTLLTTDLVVGCLDNDGPRLVLNRLARAAHLPYLDLATGINPPDGPVEQLGGRIAFIHPDGPCLHCLDEIDREEARDFLAPAEVSAEDRDLGYIDDVTDPSVVSLNGEVASMGVSEILIYATQFGAISPLHYHYLREPGQQTQRTASRRVNVDSDCFTCSRAGDGDAAEITDWEI; encoded by the coding sequence ATGGCTGTTATTGCCACGCCAGAGTCTACTTGGAGTGAAGCAGAGGAACATCTCTGGGATATTGACGACGATCGGCAGAGCCCTTCCGAAAAGTTCGGGTTCTTCCTCGCCGGTGTGGCAAAAACAACCGCCGGCCCTCGATTCACGGTTCAAGAGTTCATTCCAATCGCTGATGAAGATGTAGAGTTCCACGGTCGCGGAGCCTATGAGGTTGATCTCGATCCGATACTGGATGTGATCAACAAGGCAAAGCGACAGGATCTCGCAATCATCGAAGCCCACACACACCCGCTCACCAAGAAAAACGTCACATTCTCCTCTTTCACGGATGAGCAGGAAATGCCAGACTTCGCAGCGTACGTGCTTGACTCGCTGGACGGCACGCCGTATGGAGCAATCGTTCTGGGGCGAGAGTCGATTGATGCGCGATACTGGAATGAACCAGGAGATGGGACCGCTGTTGAGCGAGTAGTTGTCGCAGGTGAACACCTCGATGTCCAATTCCCAACCTCGGGGTCCCAGTCATCAAAAGCACCTGACGGCTTGGATGATCGATATGATCGCCAGATTCGGGCGTTCTCCAAAGAAGGACAAGACCGGCTACAGACCCTTCGGGTAGGAATCGTCGGGCTCGGTGGCCTCGGATCACACGTAGTGCAGCAGCTAGCCTACGCTGGTGTTCGAGACTTTGTTCTTGTGGACCCGGACGAGATTGAGGTATCCAATCTTAACCGGACGGTGACCGCTGCCCCTGATGACGTAAGCAAGTCAAAAGCCAGAATAGCTGCGGACTCTATCGAGAAGATCACCAGCGATGACGTTGGTATGGCAGTGTTTGAGACCGACGTTCGAGACAAAGAAGCTCTTCAGACCCTCCTCACAACAGATCTCGTAGTCGGGTGTTTGGATAATGATGGGCCACGGCTTGTCCTCAACCGACTCGCACGTGCAGCCCACCTTCCTTATCTAGACTTGGCCACAGGAATCAATCCTCCAGACGGCCCAGTTGAGCAACTGGGCGGCCGTATAGCGTTTATCCACCCGGATGGGCCTTGCCTTCACTGTTTGGACGAGATCGATCGAGAAGAAGCTCGGGACTTCCTTGCACCAGCTGAAGTCAGTGCTGAGGACCGTGATCTCGGGTATATTGATGACGTAACTGATCCATCCGTCGTCTCGCTAAATGGCGAAGTTGCGTCAATGGGGGTCAGTGAGATCCTGATCTACGCCACGCAGTTTGGTGCTATATCACCCCTCCACTACCACTACCTTCGGGAGCCAGGACAGCAAACTCAACGGACTGCAAGTCGCCGTGTAAACGTTGATTCAGATTGCTTCACGTGTTCACGTGCTGGCGATGGAGATGCTGCAGAGATCACCGATTGGGAGATTTAA
- a CDS encoding E2/UBC family protein, whose protein sequence is MQDRLEAEIDLLQQQYPSIEHGGNFDWVLVEGVELDEEWNRETTEVLLQLPSGYPETPPRNFWVPAGLKCNGQQPGSFATNHKRHDGRDWDRFSWRVQNNWKPSEDVKDGSNLLTFMSSVEARLEEGV, encoded by the coding sequence ATGCAAGACAGGCTCGAAGCCGAGATCGACCTGCTCCAGCAGCAGTACCCATCAATCGAGCACGGGGGTAACTTCGATTGGGTACTCGTGGAGGGTGTCGAACTCGACGAGGAGTGGAACCGCGAGACCACCGAGGTCTTACTCCAGCTGCCGTCCGGCTACCCGGAGACACCACCACGGAACTTCTGGGTTCCTGCCGGTCTCAAGTGTAATGGGCAGCAGCCTGGGAGCTTTGCTACCAACCACAAGCGTCACGATGGCCGGGACTGGGACCGGTTCTCGTGGCGGGTACAAAACAATTGGAAGCCATCAGAGGACGTCAAAGACGGGTCAAACTTGCTGACGTTTATGAGCTCCGTCGAAGCACGTCTTGAGGAGGGCGTCTGA
- a CDS encoding multiubiquitin domain-containing protein, which translates to MTDDTTSADADGASPNNQSPPSDDVDGKFYTFFVDGDEYQTDESSLTAREIMERAGISIDVGLILIHDDGTEEQLDPDDEVEFDGPGRRLKQAPQFKRG; encoded by the coding sequence ATGACGGACGACACGACTTCCGCGGACGCAGACGGAGCATCGCCTAACAACCAGAGTCCACCCTCGGACGACGTTGACGGGAAGTTTTACACCTTCTTCGTCGATGGCGACGAGTACCAAACGGACGAATCCTCGCTAACCGCCCGTGAAATAATGGAACGGGCCGGCATTTCAATCGATGTCGGGCTGATCCTGATTCACGACGACGGTACCGAAGAGCAACTGGATCCCGACGACGAGGTCGAATTCGACGGTCCAGGACGACGACTCAAACAGGCACCCCAGTTCAAGCGAGGATAA
- a CDS encoding Eco57I restriction-modification methylase domain-containing protein yields MQTALTYRTNRDLFSNYYLDEHLPETEAWDELSDDELREAKADIMDLWEREKGTAPKRNESQLEEKFIRPMFRKLDIPFEVEESTSRTQRRPDYGFFESEDAARGAFERREEGGDFYKDAVAVADAKRWGRPLDTRGSGEHERDFENPSYQIHVYLQETPARWAVLTDGKKWRLYYGPTSHRLDSYYEIDLPTVLEKGDLEDFKYFYLFFRHGAFLEDSSGECFLDEVYDESNVFAQELGEDLQDNIYEAIKVLSEGFMQYPDNDLSEDDLDLIHDSSLIYLYRLIFVLYAESEGRDLLDTNNEIYEESYSLNSLKQDIAEELDSSNPKYRDWQDNLWDRLDELFKLIDQGSRSRGIPEEDLYIPAYNGGLFRTDPDEDDSVEARFLANHQVGDAYLAEVIELLTRSQNGNGGGKIFVDYSSLDVRHLGSIYEGLLEYKLNVADEALALDDGEYVSADEGDDVAVQENEVYLTTDSGERKATGSYYTPEYIVEYIVEETLGPLVDDIRNDLVGQSAFDEGGFAEEFAEEVFNLKILDPAMGSGHFLTSAIDYLAREIIDAQERQAAQQGIETVDEDHDINWARRQVAQRCIYGVDLNPLAVELAKVSLWLRTLAAEQPLAFLDHHLKTGNSLVGSDIETVLDNGEPDIEEGQLTLQESFDRTRRQALEHVTDRFEDLLSIDNETLDDVKEMEAVYEDVRDDPLYQHLIAMANVHTAEQAGLGVPEDAYERMAEALRDDSWTDIEDQDWYCSAQAMAKEQNFFHWELEFPIAFYQQDGEVKEDGGFDAVIGNPPYVGEKEMKEEFELLKNGSIVNECYQGRMDMLYFFILLGIKLTNSSGASSMITTAYWPEADSAENLRREIASRTSVREILEFDGFTVFDQAPGQENLIYKFENSGSDHITFSYIRSDGYEKDAVAESLLGEKDLFHQESYEYDEFDLPSDGSEWYGIKGLAKGALELPSTGQKFSDLLESKQGIVPNPDKVTKQSYEDFENEDVEVGEGVFLLDNEDLDRIGINGNHQLLRPAYRNSDISKYHISYPNELYLLYITSNVNISEYPQIQDHLNRYRSKLEDRREVENGDISWYSLQWPRNEQLFETPKIVYSNWGNDWQPYAVEDQGFYERRDITLLKPLNSEVDLYRLTAIMNSRLSEYWQTERRSRTGYTTQGSLDDMPIPLNSNEPDAEESLRELAKKMSDLKKERVALNLNLFDYLGLPSDELPESKEGDSLGDLQIPVEGVADTPLTETTDEYEGLRIEGVTFHEDGGRVVLSVDLSYKIDEDDPRETDRWNRLVEAEFETYEAMAFVGLTEVEEILLREFVPVAVEEAEGFAGFRRGASKTNSPLDRLKDLILPDIDDIKSGLEQYIEIREHADELDEKIETTDQHINEIVYDLYELTDEEIEIVESAVQDD; encoded by the coding sequence ATGCAAACGGCACTCACCTATCGGACGAATCGCGACCTGTTCTCGAACTACTACCTGGACGAGCACCTCCCCGAAACCGAGGCGTGGGACGAGCTAAGCGACGACGAACTCCGCGAGGCGAAAGCGGACATCATGGATCTGTGGGAGCGCGAGAAGGGGACGGCTCCCAAGCGCAACGAGTCCCAACTCGAGGAGAAGTTCATCCGGCCGATGTTCCGGAAACTGGATATCCCCTTCGAGGTTGAGGAGAGCACCAGCCGGACCCAACGTCGGCCCGACTACGGCTTCTTCGAGTCCGAGGACGCCGCACGCGGTGCGTTCGAGCGCCGCGAGGAAGGAGGCGATTTCTACAAGGACGCCGTCGCCGTCGCGGACGCCAAGCGCTGGGGTCGGCCACTCGACACCCGTGGGAGTGGGGAACACGAGCGGGACTTCGAGAACCCGAGCTACCAGATTCACGTCTACCTGCAGGAGACGCCGGCGCGGTGGGCCGTCCTCACCGACGGGAAGAAGTGGCGGCTCTACTACGGCCCGACGAGCCACCGCCTCGACTCCTACTACGAGATCGACCTACCGACCGTCCTCGAAAAGGGCGACCTTGAGGACTTCAAATACTTCTACCTCTTTTTCAGGCACGGTGCGTTCCTCGAGGACTCCAGCGGCGAGTGCTTCCTGGACGAAGTCTACGACGAGTCCAACGTCTTCGCCCAGGAATTGGGAGAGGACCTCCAAGACAACATCTACGAGGCGATCAAGGTGCTCTCGGAGGGATTCATGCAGTACCCGGACAACGACCTCTCCGAGGACGATCTCGACCTCATTCACGACAGTTCCCTCATCTACCTGTATCGGCTCATCTTCGTGCTCTACGCTGAGAGTGAGGGCCGTGACCTGCTCGACACGAACAACGAGATCTACGAGGAATCCTACAGTCTCAACTCTCTCAAGCAGGACATCGCCGAGGAATTAGACAGTTCGAATCCGAAGTATCGGGACTGGCAAGACAACCTCTGGGACCGGCTGGACGAGCTGTTCAAACTCATCGACCAGGGGAGCAGGTCCCGCGGTATCCCGGAGGAGGACCTCTACATCCCGGCGTACAACGGCGGACTGTTCAGAACTGATCCGGACGAGGACGATAGCGTCGAAGCCCGGTTCCTCGCGAACCACCAGGTCGGGGACGCCTATCTCGCTGAGGTCATCGAACTGCTCACCCGGAGTCAGAACGGCAACGGCGGCGGGAAGATCTTCGTCGACTACTCGTCGCTGGACGTCCGCCACCTCGGGAGCATCTACGAGGGGCTGTTAGAGTACAAACTCAACGTCGCCGATGAAGCGCTAGCACTGGACGACGGAGAGTACGTGAGCGCCGATGAGGGCGATGATGTAGCCGTACAAGAGAACGAAGTGTATCTCACGACGGATAGTGGTGAGCGAAAAGCTACAGGATCTTACTACACACCGGAGTACATCGTTGAGTACATCGTTGAAGAGACCCTCGGCCCTCTCGTCGACGACATTCGGAACGATCTGGTGGGGCAGAGTGCGTTTGACGAAGGAGGATTCGCTGAGGAGTTCGCTGAGGAAGTATTCAATCTCAAGATACTCGATCCAGCGATGGGGAGCGGTCACTTCCTGACCAGCGCTATCGACTACCTTGCCCGTGAGATTATCGACGCACAGGAGCGGCAAGCCGCACAACAGGGGATCGAGACTGTTGATGAAGATCACGATATCAACTGGGCCCGTCGACAGGTCGCTCAGCGCTGTATCTACGGAGTCGACCTGAATCCACTTGCCGTCGAACTTGCGAAAGTCTCCCTCTGGCTCCGAACGCTGGCTGCCGAACAACCGCTCGCATTCTTAGACCACCATCTGAAGACAGGCAATTCGCTTGTGGGAAGCGACATTGAGACTGTTCTAGATAACGGTGAGCCCGATATTGAAGAAGGACAGCTAACACTACAGGAGTCATTTGACCGGACGCGACGTCAAGCATTAGAACACGTCACCGACCGGTTTGAGGATCTACTCTCTATTGATAACGAGACACTAGACGATGTCAAAGAGATGGAGGCGGTCTACGAGGACGTTCGTGACGACCCACTATACCAGCACCTCATTGCTATGGCGAACGTCCACACAGCTGAACAGGCTGGCCTTGGCGTTCCAGAGGACGCTTACGAGCGTATGGCCGAGGCACTGCGTGATGACTCGTGGACCGATATTGAAGACCAAGACTGGTATTGCTCGGCGCAGGCGATGGCGAAAGAGCAGAACTTCTTCCACTGGGAGCTTGAGTTCCCGATTGCATTTTACCAGCAAGACGGGGAGGTCAAAGAGGATGGTGGGTTCGACGCGGTAATTGGGAATCCACCATATGTGGGAGAAAAAGAAATGAAAGAGGAGTTTGAGCTCCTGAAAAACGGTTCTATTGTCAACGAATGTTACCAAGGCCGAATGGATATGTTATATTTCTTCATTCTACTTGGAATTAAACTCACCAATAGTTCGGGAGCATCTTCCATGATCACCACAGCCTATTGGCCCGAAGCTGACAGCGCCGAAAATCTCCGTCGTGAAATTGCGAGCAGAACGAGCGTTAGAGAGATTTTAGAATTTGATGGGTTTACAGTGTTTGACCAAGCACCTGGTCAGGAAAATCTCATTTATAAATTCGAAAATTCCGGTTCTGACCATATCACGTTTTCATATATTCGTTCAGATGGATATGAGAAGGACGCTGTAGCGGAGTCATTATTAGGAGAAAAAGACCTCTTTCATCAGGAGAGTTACGAATATGATGAATTCGATCTTCCTTCAGATGGTAGCGAATGGTACGGTATAAAGGGATTAGCAAAGGGTGCCTTAGAACTACCTAGCACCGGACAGAAATTCTCTGATTTGCTTGAATCCAAACAGGGCATTGTTCCCAACCCGGATAAAGTAACAAAGCAATCATACGAAGACTTTGAAAATGAAGATGTAGAGGTTGGGGAAGGTGTTTTTCTCTTAGATAATGAAGACTTAGATCGTATTGGAATTAATGGAAACCACCAGTTGCTTAGACCGGCATATAGAAATTCGGATATCTCTAAGTACCATATATCTTATCCCAACGAGTTGTATCTATTATATATAACTTCAAACGTAAATATATCTGAGTATCCGCAAATACAGGATCATCTTAACAGATATCGATCCAAGCTGGAGGATAGAAGAGAAGTTGAAAACGGAGATATAAGCTGGTATAGCCTTCAGTGGCCGCGGAACGAGCAGCTATTTGAAACGCCCAAGATTGTCTACTCTAACTGGGGTAATGATTGGCAACCCTATGCAGTAGAAGATCAAGGATTCTACGAACGGCGAGATATTACTCTACTGAAACCGCTGAATTCAGAAGTAGACCTTTATCGACTTACAGCAATAATGAATTCGAGATTGTCCGAATATTGGCAGACAGAGCGGCGGTCTAGAACTGGCTACACTACACAAGGTAGTCTTGACGATATGCCTATTCCACTCAATTCGAACGAGCCAGATGCCGAAGAGAGTCTCCGGGAGCTCGCGAAAAAGATGTCTGATTTGAAGAAGGAAAGAGTCGCACTCAATCTCAACCTGTTCGACTATCTTGGATTACCAAGTGACGAACTTCCCGAATCAAAGGAAGGCGACTCCCTTGGGGATTTGCAGATTCCAGTCGAGGGCGTCGCAGATACACCACTAACTGAGACTACAGACGAGTATGAGGGCCTTCGTATTGAGGGTGTCACCTTCCATGAGGATGGTGGACGAGTAGTGCTATCAGTAGACCTCAGCTACAAGATTGACGAAGACGACCCTCGGGAAACCGATCGTTGGAATCGGCTCGTAGAGGCGGAGTTCGAGACCTACGAGGCGATGGCCTTTGTTGGACTCACCGAAGTCGAGGAGATATTGCTGCGCGAGTTTGTCCCTGTCGCTGTTGAGGAGGCTGAAGGCTTTGCCGGGTTCCGGAGGGGAGCGTCTAAGACGAATTCTCCATTAGATCGCCTGAAGGATCTTATACTGCCTGATATCGACGATATTAAATCTGGGTTGGAACAGTATATCGAGATCCGGGAACATGCTGACGAACTTGACGAAAAAATCGAGACGACTGATCAGCATATCAACGAAATCGTCTACGACCTCTACGAACTGACCGACGAGGAGATCGAGATCGTCGAGTCAGCAGTACAGGATGACTGA
- a CDS encoding DEAD/DEAH box helicase, producing the protein MTDFEVGDQVKFAGGRGEITKIEERPNGGHLLHVYTSEGQLRKLPSGLPHIEKLDSLVDRLAAGQSDAPLHYDLRERAIRLDLAYKYDRFLTLTSNRIEIEPYQVQAAYEILNSYDHRYLIGDEVGLGKTIEAGIVIEELIARDRADRVLIVAPAPLTVQWQEEMREKFDRNFVIYDRETVRTHRKSHPSQNVWKQEDLIITSIDFAKQTTDDPESDRVSVLDALQNLDEEWDVAVFDEAHHLTARRSSDDSTERTQRYQVGEAVADNSDALLLLTGTPHKGKSDQFYFLVSLLDPYRFSHESQISPEALEDLMIRRLKDDMYETDGTRMFPEKNIEALPVEMTREERKLYDDVTEYIREYYNLAQQEENQAAGFTMVIYQKRLVSSIYAIRKSLENRMRAIQNDAVAEDLPDGVQDLIPRYSTEPETLTDAERARVEEALETVTITLNQSQVQQELDRVKQLWQQAKNIETDSKARLLRQFVDRILSEDPDEKILIFTEYTDTLEYLRDEVFADHDVAQVYGDLEQSRRREEMSKFEEEANLMLATDAAQEGLNLQFAHIMVNYDLPWNPIRIDQRMGRLHRYGQEHTVEIRNLFFADTRESEILNLLIEKTNQIESDLGMRSDVLGRVLEDVDLDETIMAAIAEGEPTERVVADIEATIEEKREAIQTVENEFLIRDRFDLSGEDDEILDVIERSQHGEVSEDDIETLVRVFFDKFGGSIKGVRPGPARMEGDVFQLDVPEVLSGNQVARQYSRATFTKDIAMEADDVEFISLDHPLVESLIEFCLDGDRIQGEIAMQVAATASQTPGILFNYRLGYVSGAGDVVTEKLVRLFVRPDGSVTTDVPELSKTTAPSDISSSHEVDRLSSMAEDLYEAAEMEAWTHVESFAEEARTEREREIEIKREHAERYFEEQIEEWEERLEQYQHRAEQGADMSAPIGNAKQKLESLRREREEELSRLEEEKHVTPQEPDLVTAAFVVSPPSGGD; encoded by the coding sequence ATGACTGATTTCGAGGTAGGCGATCAAGTCAAGTTCGCCGGCGGGCGTGGAGAGATCACGAAAATCGAGGAACGACCAAACGGCGGCCACCTTCTCCACGTCTACACCTCGGAGGGACAGCTCCGTAAACTCCCCAGCGGCCTCCCTCACATCGAGAAACTCGACTCGCTCGTCGATCGCCTCGCAGCAGGCCAGTCCGACGCCCCACTCCACTACGACCTTCGAGAGCGGGCGATCCGGCTGGATCTCGCCTACAAGTACGATCGATTCCTCACGCTGACCAGCAACCGCATCGAGATCGAACCGTACCAGGTACAGGCCGCCTACGAGATCCTCAACTCCTACGACCACCGCTACCTCATCGGCGACGAGGTCGGCCTCGGGAAGACCATCGAAGCCGGCATCGTCATCGAAGAGCTCATCGCTCGCGACCGCGCCGACCGGGTGCTCATCGTCGCGCCGGCGCCGCTGACCGTCCAGTGGCAGGAGGAGATGCGCGAGAAGTTCGACCGCAACTTCGTCATCTACGACCGCGAGACGGTTCGTACACACCGAAAGTCCCACCCCAGCCAGAACGTCTGGAAGCAAGAGGACCTCATCATCACCTCCATCGACTTCGCGAAGCAGACCACCGACGACCCCGAGTCGGACCGCGTCTCCGTCCTCGATGCCCTCCAGAATCTCGACGAGGAGTGGGACGTCGCGGTCTTCGACGAGGCCCATCACCTTACGGCCAGACGGTCGAGCGATGACTCCACCGAGCGGACACAGCGATACCAAGTTGGTGAGGCCGTCGCCGACAACTCCGATGCGCTGCTGTTGCTCACCGGGACCCCGCACAAGGGGAAATCAGACCAGTTCTACTTCCTCGTGAGCCTGCTCGACCCGTATCGCTTCAGCCACGAGTCGCAGATCAGTCCTGAGGCGCTTGAGGACCTGATGATCCGCCGGCTGAAGGATGATATGTACGAGACCGACGGGACCCGAATGTTCCCCGAGAAGAACATCGAGGCACTCCCGGTCGAGATGACTCGCGAGGAGCGGAAGCTGTACGACGACGTCACCGAGTACATCCGCGAGTACTACAACCTCGCCCAGCAGGAGGAGAACCAGGCGGCGGGGTTCACGATGGTCATCTACCAGAAGCGGCTGGTCTCGAGTATCTACGCGATCCGGAAGTCCCTCGAAAACCGGATGCGGGCGATTCAGAACGACGCCGTCGCAGAAGACCTCCCTGACGGGGTTCAGGACCTCATTCCGCGGTATAGTACCGAACCCGAGACGCTCACCGACGCAGAACGCGCTCGGGTCGAGGAGGCGCTTGAGACGGTCACGATTACGCTCAATCAGTCGCAAGTCCAGCAGGAGCTGGACCGCGTGAAACAGCTCTGGCAGCAGGCTAAGAACATCGAGACGGACTCGAAGGCCCGATTGCTCCGGCAGTTCGTCGACCGCATTCTCTCAGAGGACCCCGACGAGAAAATCCTGATCTTCACCGAATACACGGACACGCTGGAGTATCTACGTGACGAGGTCTTCGCTGATCATGATGTCGCCCAGGTGTACGGCGACCTCGAGCAGTCCCGTCGACGGGAAGAGATGAGCAAATTCGAGGAGGAGGCCAACCTGATGCTCGCGACCGACGCCGCCCAGGAAGGGCTCAACCTCCAGTTCGCCCACATCATGGTGAACTACGACCTCCCGTGGAATCCCATCAGGATCGACCAGCGGATGGGGCGGCTCCACCGCTACGGCCAGGAGCACACGGTCGAGATTCGGAATCTCTTCTTTGCCGATACCCGCGAGAGCGAGATCCTCAACCTGCTCATCGAGAAGACGAACCAGATCGAGTCGGACCTCGGGATGCGCTCGGATGTCCTCGGTCGCGTCCTCGAAGACGTCGACTTGGACGAGACGATCATGGCGGCCATCGCTGAAGGGGAGCCGACTGAACGTGTCGTCGCCGATATCGAGGCGACCATCGAGGAGAAACGCGAAGCGATTCAGACCGTCGAAAACGAGTTTCTGATTCGCGACCGCTTCGACCTCTCCGGCGAAGACGATGAGATTCTCGACGTGATCGAACGCAGTCAACACGGCGAGGTGTCTGAGGACGATATTGAGACGCTCGTGCGGGTGTTCTTCGACAAATTCGGCGGCTCTATCAAGGGTGTTCGACCCGGACCGGCCCGGATGGAAGGTGACGTGTTCCAGTTGGATGTCCCTGAGGTCTTGAGTGGAAATCAGGTGGCACGACAGTACTCACGGGCCACGTTCACCAAGGATATCGCGATGGAGGCGGATGATGTCGAGTTCATCTCGCTTGACCATCCTCTCGTCGAGTCGCTCATCGAATTCTGCCTGGACGGCGACCGCATCCAGGGTGAAATTGCGATGCAGGTCGCTGCGACGGCGTCTCAAACCCCCGGAATCTTGTTCAATTACCGCCTTGGCTACGTCTCCGGTGCTGGGGATGTGGTGACCGAGAAGCTGGTTCGTCTCTTTGTTCGCCCAGATGGTAGTGTGACGACTGATGTTCCTGAGCTCTCGAAGACGACGGCTCCCAGCGATATCTCATCGTCTCATGAGGTTGATCGGCTCTCGAGTATGGCGGAGGACCTCTACGAGGCCGCAGAGATGGAAGCATGGACGCACGTTGAGTCGTTCGCCGAGGAGGCCCGAACCGAACGAGAACGGGAGATCGAAATCAAACGCGAGCACGCTGAGCGATACTTCGAAGAGCAAATCGAAGAATGGGAAGAGCGGTTAGAGCAGTACCAACACCGTGCTGAGCAGGGTGCAGATATGTCCGCGCCGATTGGAAACGCGAAGCAGAAGCTCGAAAGTCTGCGACGAGAGCGTGAAGAGGAACTGTCCCGGCTTGAGGAAGAGAAACACGTCACGCCGCAGGAACCAGACCTCGTGACGGCGGCGTTCGTTGTGTCACCGCCGTCCGGAGGGGACTAA